CGAGCGCCGCTGCGGCGTACTCGACCGGTCCGGCTGTCGGGGCGTCCGGACGGGGTGCGACGCAGGACTCGCCGAGGCCGGCACGCACCTCGTCCCAGATCCAGGCCGGCAGGCCGGAGCCGCTGAGGAAGAGCACGGGTTCGGTCATGCCCACGACCCTGTCACCGGCCACCGACAGCGGCGGGGTGACGGCGACGTGAGGGAAACCGGCCGGGGACGATAGCCTTGACCCATGACTTCTGCACCCTTCGGCACCATGCTGACCGCGATGGTCACGCCGTTCCTCGAGGACGGCTCGGTCGACCTGGACGGGGTTCAGAAGGTCGCCAAGCACCTGGTCGACAACGGCAACGACGGCATCGTCGTGTCCGGCACGACCGGCGAGTCCCCGACCACCACGGGCGCCGAGGACGGCGAGACGCTCGCCGCCGTCAAGGACGCGGTCGGCGACCGCGCCAAGGTCGTCGCCGGTGTGGGCACCAACGACACCCGCCACTCCGTCGAGCTCGCGAAGCAGGCCGAGAAGGTCGGCGCCGACGGGCTGCTGCTCGTCACGCCCTACTACAACAAGCCCAGCCAGCCCGGCGTGCTCAACCACTTCCGCCAGGTCGTCGACGCGACCGCCGTGCCCGTCATGCTCTACGACGTCCCCGGCCGCACCGGCACCAAGATCGCGCTCGAGACCTACGCCGCAGCGTCGGGCTGGGAGAGCGTCGTGGCAATCAAGGAGGCGACCGGCGACATCTCCCGGACCGCCCAGCTGGTCGACCTCGGCTACGCCGTCTACTCCGGCGACGACGTCAACACGCTCGGCTACCTCGCCTACGGCGCCACCGGCCTGGTCTCGGTCGTCGGGCACGTGGCCGGCACCCAGCTGCGCACGATGATCGACACCTTCCTCGCCGGAGACCACGCCGAGGCCCTGCGCATCCACACCGGGCTGATCCCGGCGTTCGAGGCGATCATGGGCGTGCCCAACTACGGCGCGACGACCGCCAAGGCGGCGCTCGAGCTGGTCGGGGTCCTCACCAACCGTGCGGTGCGAGCCCCACTCATGGCGCTCGACGACGCCGAGGTCGCCGACCTCCGCGCCGGCCTGGCCGCAGCGGGCCTGCTCTGATGAGCCACCCGCACCCCGAGCTCTCCGCCCCGCCGAAGCTGCCCAAGGGCGGCCTGCGCGTCATCCCGCTGGGCGGCCTGGGCGAGGTCGGTCGCAACATGACCGTCTTCGAGTACGACGGCCGGCTGCTGATCGTCGACTGCGGCGTGCTCTTCCCCGACGACCACCACCCGGGCGTCGACCTGATCCTCCCCGACTTCGCGCCGATCCGGGACCGGCTCGATGCCGTTGAGGCGCTGGTGCTCACCCACGGGCACGAGGACCACATCGGCGCCACGCCGTACCTGCTGCGGGAGCGCGAGGACATCCCGCTCGTCGGCTCCCAGCTCACCTTGGCCCTGGTCAACTCCAAGCTGCGCGAGCACCGGCTGCGCAACACGCCGTTCCACACGGTCAAGGAGGGCGACCGGATCTCCTTCGGTCCCTTCGACCTGGAGTTCGTGGCGGTCAACCACTCGATCCCCGACGCGCTCGCGGTCGCGATCCGCACCGGTGCCGGCATGGTGCTCCACACCGGCGACTTCAAGATGGACCAGCTCCCGCTCGACGGCCGGATCACCGACCTGCGTGCGTTCGCCCGGCTGGGCGAGGAGGGCGTCGACCTCTTCCTGACCGACTCCACCAACGCCGACGTCCCCGGCTTCACCACCGCCGAGCGCAGGATCACCCCGGTGCTGGAGCAGGCCTTCGCCGAGTCGAAGCAGCGGATCATCGTCGCCTGCTTCGCCTCCCACGTGCACCGCGTCCAGCAGGTGCTCGACGCCGCGGTGAAGTACGACCGCAAGGTCGCCTACGTCGGTCGCTCGATGGTCCGCAACATGGCCATCGCCCGCGACCTGGGCTACCTCCACGTCCCGCCGGGCGTGATGGTCGAGGCCAAGGAGCTCGCCGACCTCGCCCCTGAGCGGCAGGTCCTCATCTCGACCGGGTCGCAGGGCGAGCCGCTCAGCGCCCTGGCCCGGATCGCGCAGCGCAGCCACAACTTCGTGCACCTCGAGGAGGGCGACACCGTCGTCCTCGCCTCGAGCCTGATCCCCGGCAACGAGAACGCCGTCTACCGGGTGATCAACGGCCTGTCCCGCCTCGGCGCCAACGTCGTCCACAAGGGCAACGCGCTGGTCCACGTCAGCGGCCACGCCAGCGCCGGCGAGCTGCTCTACTGCTACAACATCGTCAAGCCGAGGAACGTGCTGCCCGTCCACGGCGAGGTCCGCCACATGCTCGCCAACGGCGACCTGGCCAAGGCCACCGGTGTCGAGAACGTCGTCTACGCCGAGGACGGCGTCGTGGTCGACCTCGTCGACGGCGTGGCCTCC
This genomic interval from Nocardioides kongjuensis contains the following:
- the dapA gene encoding 4-hydroxy-tetrahydrodipicolinate synthase; translation: MTSAPFGTMLTAMVTPFLEDGSVDLDGVQKVAKHLVDNGNDGIVVSGTTGESPTTTGAEDGETLAAVKDAVGDRAKVVAGVGTNDTRHSVELAKQAEKVGADGLLLVTPYYNKPSQPGVLNHFRQVVDATAVPVMLYDVPGRTGTKIALETYAAASGWESVVAIKEATGDISRTAQLVDLGYAVYSGDDVNTLGYLAYGATGLVSVVGHVAGTQLRTMIDTFLAGDHAEALRIHTGLIPAFEAIMGVPNYGATTAKAALELVGVLTNRAVRAPLMALDDAEVADLRAGLAAAGLL
- a CDS encoding ribonuclease J; the encoded protein is MSHPHPELSAPPKLPKGGLRVIPLGGLGEVGRNMTVFEYDGRLLIVDCGVLFPDDHHPGVDLILPDFAPIRDRLDAVEALVLTHGHEDHIGATPYLLREREDIPLVGSQLTLALVNSKLREHRLRNTPFHTVKEGDRISFGPFDLEFVAVNHSIPDALAVAIRTGAGMVLHTGDFKMDQLPLDGRITDLRAFARLGEEGVDLFLTDSTNADVPGFTTAERRITPVLEQAFAESKQRIIVACFASHVHRVQQVLDAAVKYDRKVAYVGRSMVRNMAIARDLGYLHVPPGVMVEAKELADLAPERQVLISTGSQGEPLSALARIAQRSHNFVHLEEGDTVVLASSLIPGNENAVYRVINGLSRLGANVVHKGNALVHVSGHASAGELLYCYNIVKPRNVLPVHGEVRHMLANGDLAKATGVENVVYAEDGVVVDLVDGVASVVGKVECGYVFVDGQSVGDVTESELKDRRILGEEGFISVIVVVDSVAGKVSAGPEIHARGHAWADSDFESIKQPIIDAVNRSLTEGSTDTYQLQQVIRRTIGRWVSNTHKRRPMIIPVVVEA